A DNA window from Zonotrichia albicollis isolate bZonAlb1 chromosome 2, bZonAlb1.hap1, whole genome shotgun sequence contains the following coding sequences:
- the CKAP2 gene encoding cytoskeleton-associated protein 2 isoform X4, producing MAARAAPQLPASRRSEPAFREQRRQKVQEYLSRKKTFSGVTIQEKQTSISSRTRRATTSKLQEKLQLSTSPKPEMENKENADKESWDQSSVNSETNVTLNSSTVPLTSYMAGTNCNLENQAPQNKVIDIKSQHLSLSKAILEIKRIKERHLTAEKQNASISVPKKPALGRYRGKVIPSKINSFWKSAKDEGEKSSLPDKKPFPSATKQAANSLSTKSCNAVLKTVKVANNTKSVKPSGVLPFQSKPSDKAATNSQSGLKKQLTFTVAPKKVMVPKVAGGRRPQPLKAPSSNPDRRVRDVKKCADFCKDAQPEALARSTFVAPGTKSGHNSKMDEKRKSILPKESVEERRARLEEWRASRGKVMRRPPIRAILGPHPKSEEHEFSAADTEKVNKTLSECLQLTEQRHHGDEARAMLEDLIHSTPGVKKLAKYWICCMRLEQMGQLGKLIAVYEEAILAGAMPREELRHTLVDTIKNNEGLFNSDNEGAMIEAHLSEVEKVSKEPNPSAEPVQETFQDLCPDDDQKEESNNKEAETSSDVIKKDDYVDLKPREILPKKNKKHKAKERAKKKGKCEREQKEDGIKNAVQAINSPEKENDTSYSRRCNPPTTPYLESVKTHPEANDCSSKDLKLVTPLRYSQRIREKMCKLPDAVKDQDPCVSSLEQPGDLESKATVFIHKQSNALQETSAEIEE from the exons ATGGCGGCGCGTGCGGCTCCGCAGCTCCCGGCTAGCCGTAGGTCGGAGCCTGCATTCCGCG AACAAAGACGACAGAAAGTCCAGGAGTATCTATCAAGAAAGAAGACTTTTTCTGGTGTGACCATTCAAGAAAAGCAGACATCGATCAG TAGCAGAACTAGGAGAGCAACTACCAGTAAACTGCAAGAGAAGTTACAGCTCTCAACATCTCCCAAGCCAGAAATG gaaaataaagagaatGCTGATAAAGAGTCATGGGACCAATCAAGTGTAAACTCAGAAACAAATGTTACTTTAAACTCTTCTACAGTCCCACTGACAAGTTACATGGCAGGGACAAACTGTAATCTTGAAAATCAAGCTCCACAGAATAAAGTAATTGACATAAAATCTCAGCATCTATCACTTAGCAAGGCCATCTTGGAAATCAAAAGAATTAAAGAGAGGCATTTgacagcagaaaaacaaaatgcaagtatCAGCGTACCAAAGAAACCAGCTCTTGGCAGATATCGTGGCAAAGTTATCCCATCCAAGATAAATTCTTTCTGGAAATCAGCAAAAGATGAGGGGGAAAAGAGTTCTTTGCCAGACAAGAAGCCTTTTCCTTCTGCCACCAAACAAGCAGCAAATTCTTTGTCCACAAAAAGCTGTAATGCAGTTCTGAAGACCGTCAAAGTCGCAAACAACACTAAATCTGTAAAACCAAGTGGTGTCCTGCCATTTCAGAGCAAACCATCTGACAAAGCTGCTACTAACTCACAGTCTGGTCTGAAGAAACAGCTGACATTTACTGTGGCACCAAAGAAAGTAATGGTCCCAAAAGTGGCTGGTGGAAGGAGACCACAGCCACTGAAGGCCCCTTCTAGCAATCCTGATCGCAGAGTGCGAGATGTGAAGAAATGTGCAGATTTTTGCAAAGATGCACAGCCAGAAGCTCTAGCCAGATCAACTTTTGTTGCTCCTGGTACAAAATCAGGACACAATTCTAAAATGgatgaaaagagaaaatctATTCTGCCAAAAGAGTCAGTAGAAGAGAGAAG AGCTCGCCTGGAAGAATGGAGGGCATCTAGAGGAAAAGTGATGAGACGACCTCCTATACGTGCAATTCTGGGACCCCACCCTAAAAGTGAAGAACATGAATTCTCTGCTGCTGATACAGAAAAGGTCAACAAGACTCTGAGTGAATGCCTGCAGTTAACAGAACAG CGACATCACGGTGATGAAGCACGTGCCATGTTGGAGGATCTGATACACAGCACTCCTGGGGTTAAAAAACTTGCAAAATATTGGATCTGCTGTATGCGTCTTGAACAGATGGGCCAACTTGGAAAGCTTATTGCTGTCTATGAGGAGGCCATTTTGGCAGGAGCAATG CCCAGAGAGGAATTGCGACACACACTAGTAGATACAATCAAAAATAATGAAGGTCTTTTTAACTCTGACAATG AGGGAGCCATGATAGAAGCTCATTTAAGTGAGGTAGAGAAAGTCAGCAAGGAACCAAATCCATCTGCAGAACCAGTTCAGGAAACCTTCCAAGATCTCTGCCCAGATGATGATCAAAAAGAAGAGAGTAATAATAAGGAGGCAGAGACAAGCAGTGATGTTATCAAAAAAGATGATTATGTAGACTTAAAACCAAGAGAGATCTTGccaaaaaagaataaaaagcacAAGGCTAAAGAACGggcaaaaaagaaaggaaaatgcgAAAGAGAACAGAAGGAGGATGGCATAAAAAATGCAGTCCAAGCAATTAATTCTCCTGAGAAAGAGAATGACACATCTTATTCAAGGAGATGCAACCCTCCTACCACACCATATTTGGAAAG TGTGAAGACGCATCCTGAGGCAAATGACTGCAGTTCTAAAGATCTGAAACTCGTAACTCCTTTGCGGTATTCTCAACGCATTCGGGAGAAGATGTGCAAGCTGCCTGATGCTGTTAAAGATCAAGATCCATGTGTCTCTTCACTTGAGCAGCCGGGAGACTTGGAATCAAAAGCCACTGTGTTTATTCACAAACAGAGCAATGCCCTCCAAGAAACAAGTGCTGAAATAGAAGAGTAA
- the CKAP2 gene encoding cytoskeleton-associated protein 2 isoform X3 yields the protein MAARAAPQLPASRRSEPAFREQRRQKVQEYLSRKKTFSGVTIQEKQTSISSSRTRRATTSKLQEKLQLSTSPKPEMENKENADKESWDQSSVNSETNVTLNSSTVPLTSYMAGTNCNLENQAPQNKVIDIKSQHLSLSKAILEIKRIKERHLTAEKQNASISVPKKPALGRYRGKVIPSKINSFWKSAKDEGEKSSLPDKKPFPSATKQAANSLSTKSCNAVLKTVKVANNTKSVKPSGVLPFQSKPSDKAATNSQSGLKKQLTFTVAPKKVMVPKVAGGRRPQPLKAPSSNPDRRVRDVKKCADFCKDAQPEALARSTFVAPGTKSGHNSKMDEKRKSILPKESVEERRARLEEWRASRGKVMRRPPIRAILGPHPKSEEHEFSAADTEKVNKTLSECLQLTEQRHHGDEARAMLEDLIHSTPGVKKLAKYWICCMRLEQMGQLGKLIAVYEEAILAGAMPREELRHTLVDTIKNNEGLFNSDNEGAMIEAHLSEVEKVSKEPNPSAEPVQETFQDLCPDDDQKEESNNKEAETSSDVIKKDDYVDLKPREILPKKNKKHKAKERAKKKGKCEREQKEDGIKNAVQAINSPEKENDTSYSRRCNPPTTPYLESVKTHPEANDCSSKDLKLVTPLRYSQRIREKMCKLPDAVKDQDPCVSSLEQPGDLESKATVFIHKQSNALQETSAEIEE from the exons ATGGCGGCGCGTGCGGCTCCGCAGCTCCCGGCTAGCCGTAGGTCGGAGCCTGCATTCCGCG AACAAAGACGACAGAAAGTCCAGGAGTATCTATCAAGAAAGAAGACTTTTTCTGGTGTGACCATTCAAGAAAAGCAGACATCGATCAG cagTAGCAGAACTAGGAGAGCAACTACCAGTAAACTGCAAGAGAAGTTACAGCTCTCAACATCTCCCAAGCCAGAAATG gaaaataaagagaatGCTGATAAAGAGTCATGGGACCAATCAAGTGTAAACTCAGAAACAAATGTTACTTTAAACTCTTCTACAGTCCCACTGACAAGTTACATGGCAGGGACAAACTGTAATCTTGAAAATCAAGCTCCACAGAATAAAGTAATTGACATAAAATCTCAGCATCTATCACTTAGCAAGGCCATCTTGGAAATCAAAAGAATTAAAGAGAGGCATTTgacagcagaaaaacaaaatgcaagtatCAGCGTACCAAAGAAACCAGCTCTTGGCAGATATCGTGGCAAAGTTATCCCATCCAAGATAAATTCTTTCTGGAAATCAGCAAAAGATGAGGGGGAAAAGAGTTCTTTGCCAGACAAGAAGCCTTTTCCTTCTGCCACCAAACAAGCAGCAAATTCTTTGTCCACAAAAAGCTGTAATGCAGTTCTGAAGACCGTCAAAGTCGCAAACAACACTAAATCTGTAAAACCAAGTGGTGTCCTGCCATTTCAGAGCAAACCATCTGACAAAGCTGCTACTAACTCACAGTCTGGTCTGAAGAAACAGCTGACATTTACTGTGGCACCAAAGAAAGTAATGGTCCCAAAAGTGGCTGGTGGAAGGAGACCACAGCCACTGAAGGCCCCTTCTAGCAATCCTGATCGCAGAGTGCGAGATGTGAAGAAATGTGCAGATTTTTGCAAAGATGCACAGCCAGAAGCTCTAGCCAGATCAACTTTTGTTGCTCCTGGTACAAAATCAGGACACAATTCTAAAATGgatgaaaagagaaaatctATTCTGCCAAAAGAGTCAGTAGAAGAGAGAAG AGCTCGCCTGGAAGAATGGAGGGCATCTAGAGGAAAAGTGATGAGACGACCTCCTATACGTGCAATTCTGGGACCCCACCCTAAAAGTGAAGAACATGAATTCTCTGCTGCTGATACAGAAAAGGTCAACAAGACTCTGAGTGAATGCCTGCAGTTAACAGAACAG CGACATCACGGTGATGAAGCACGTGCCATGTTGGAGGATCTGATACACAGCACTCCTGGGGTTAAAAAACTTGCAAAATATTGGATCTGCTGTATGCGTCTTGAACAGATGGGCCAACTTGGAAAGCTTATTGCTGTCTATGAGGAGGCCATTTTGGCAGGAGCAATG CCCAGAGAGGAATTGCGACACACACTAGTAGATACAATCAAAAATAATGAAGGTCTTTTTAACTCTGACAATG AGGGAGCCATGATAGAAGCTCATTTAAGTGAGGTAGAGAAAGTCAGCAAGGAACCAAATCCATCTGCAGAACCAGTTCAGGAAACCTTCCAAGATCTCTGCCCAGATGATGATCAAAAAGAAGAGAGTAATAATAAGGAGGCAGAGACAAGCAGTGATGTTATCAAAAAAGATGATTATGTAGACTTAAAACCAAGAGAGATCTTGccaaaaaagaataaaaagcacAAGGCTAAAGAACGggcaaaaaagaaaggaaaatgcgAAAGAGAACAGAAGGAGGATGGCATAAAAAATGCAGTCCAAGCAATTAATTCTCCTGAGAAAGAGAATGACACATCTTATTCAAGGAGATGCAACCCTCCTACCACACCATATTTGGAAAG TGTGAAGACGCATCCTGAGGCAAATGACTGCAGTTCTAAAGATCTGAAACTCGTAACTCCTTTGCGGTATTCTCAACGCATTCGGGAGAAGATGTGCAAGCTGCCTGATGCTGTTAAAGATCAAGATCCATGTGTCTCTTCACTTGAGCAGCCGGGAGACTTGGAATCAAAAGCCACTGTGTTTATTCACAAACAGAGCAATGCCCTCCAAGAAACAAGTGCTGAAATAGAAGAGTAA
- the CKAP2 gene encoding cytoskeleton-associated protein 2 isoform X2, with protein MRRNFLTEGVDHFMLVLTLPVVQHLHRCPSDSGREANDFTAEQRRQKVQEYLSRKKTFSGVTIQEKQTSISSSRTRRATTSKLQEKLQLSTSPKPEMENKENADKESWDQSSVNSETNVTLNSSTVPLTSYMAGTNCNLENQAPQNKVIDIKSQHLSLSKAILEIKRIKERHLTAEKQNASISVPKKPALGRYRGKVIPSKINSFWKSAKDEGEKSSLPDKKPFPSATKQAANSLSTKSCNAVLKTVKVANNTKSVKPSGVLPFQSKPSDKAATNSQSGLKKQLTFTVAPKKVMVPKVAGGRRPQPLKAPSSNPDRRVRDVKKCADFCKDAQPEALARSTFVAPGTKSGHNSKMDEKRKSILPKESVEERRARLEEWRASRGKVMRRPPIRAILGPHPKSEEHEFSAADTEKVNKTLSECLQLTEQRHHGDEARAMLEDLIHSTPGVKKLAKYWICCMRLEQMGQLGKLIAVYEEAILAGAMPREELRHTLVDTIKNNEGLFNSDNEGAMIEAHLSEVEKVSKEPNPSAEPVQETFQDLCPDDDQKEESNNKEAETSSDVIKKDDYVDLKPREILPKKNKKHKAKERAKKKGKCEREQKEDGIKNAVQAINSPEKENDTSYSRRCNPPTTPYLESVKTHPEANDCSSKDLKLVTPLRYSQRIREKMCKLPDAVKDQDPCVSSLEQPGDLESKATVFIHKQSNALQETSAEIEE; from the exons ATGAGGAGGAATTTCTTGACAGAAGGAGTG GATCACTTCATGCTGGTATTAACACTCCCAGTAGTCCAGCATTTGCACAGATGTCCAAGTGACAGTGGAAGAGAAGCAAACGATTTTACAGCTG AACAAAGACGACAGAAAGTCCAGGAGTATCTATCAAGAAAGAAGACTTTTTCTGGTGTGACCATTCAAGAAAAGCAGACATCGATCAG cagTAGCAGAACTAGGAGAGCAACTACCAGTAAACTGCAAGAGAAGTTACAGCTCTCAACATCTCCCAAGCCAGAAATG gaaaataaagagaatGCTGATAAAGAGTCATGGGACCAATCAAGTGTAAACTCAGAAACAAATGTTACTTTAAACTCTTCTACAGTCCCACTGACAAGTTACATGGCAGGGACAAACTGTAATCTTGAAAATCAAGCTCCACAGAATAAAGTAATTGACATAAAATCTCAGCATCTATCACTTAGCAAGGCCATCTTGGAAATCAAAAGAATTAAAGAGAGGCATTTgacagcagaaaaacaaaatgcaagtatCAGCGTACCAAAGAAACCAGCTCTTGGCAGATATCGTGGCAAAGTTATCCCATCCAAGATAAATTCTTTCTGGAAATCAGCAAAAGATGAGGGGGAAAAGAGTTCTTTGCCAGACAAGAAGCCTTTTCCTTCTGCCACCAAACAAGCAGCAAATTCTTTGTCCACAAAAAGCTGTAATGCAGTTCTGAAGACCGTCAAAGTCGCAAACAACACTAAATCTGTAAAACCAAGTGGTGTCCTGCCATTTCAGAGCAAACCATCTGACAAAGCTGCTACTAACTCACAGTCTGGTCTGAAGAAACAGCTGACATTTACTGTGGCACCAAAGAAAGTAATGGTCCCAAAAGTGGCTGGTGGAAGGAGACCACAGCCACTGAAGGCCCCTTCTAGCAATCCTGATCGCAGAGTGCGAGATGTGAAGAAATGTGCAGATTTTTGCAAAGATGCACAGCCAGAAGCTCTAGCCAGATCAACTTTTGTTGCTCCTGGTACAAAATCAGGACACAATTCTAAAATGgatgaaaagagaaaatctATTCTGCCAAAAGAGTCAGTAGAAGAGAGAAG AGCTCGCCTGGAAGAATGGAGGGCATCTAGAGGAAAAGTGATGAGACGACCTCCTATACGTGCAATTCTGGGACCCCACCCTAAAAGTGAAGAACATGAATTCTCTGCTGCTGATACAGAAAAGGTCAACAAGACTCTGAGTGAATGCCTGCAGTTAACAGAACAG CGACATCACGGTGATGAAGCACGTGCCATGTTGGAGGATCTGATACACAGCACTCCTGGGGTTAAAAAACTTGCAAAATATTGGATCTGCTGTATGCGTCTTGAACAGATGGGCCAACTTGGAAAGCTTATTGCTGTCTATGAGGAGGCCATTTTGGCAGGAGCAATG CCCAGAGAGGAATTGCGACACACACTAGTAGATACAATCAAAAATAATGAAGGTCTTTTTAACTCTGACAATG AGGGAGCCATGATAGAAGCTCATTTAAGTGAGGTAGAGAAAGTCAGCAAGGAACCAAATCCATCTGCAGAACCAGTTCAGGAAACCTTCCAAGATCTCTGCCCAGATGATGATCAAAAAGAAGAGAGTAATAATAAGGAGGCAGAGACAAGCAGTGATGTTATCAAAAAAGATGATTATGTAGACTTAAAACCAAGAGAGATCTTGccaaaaaagaataaaaagcacAAGGCTAAAGAACGggcaaaaaagaaaggaaaatgcgAAAGAGAACAGAAGGAGGATGGCATAAAAAATGCAGTCCAAGCAATTAATTCTCCTGAGAAAGAGAATGACACATCTTATTCAAGGAGATGCAACCCTCCTACCACACCATATTTGGAAAG TGTGAAGACGCATCCTGAGGCAAATGACTGCAGTTCTAAAGATCTGAAACTCGTAACTCCTTTGCGGTATTCTCAACGCATTCGGGAGAAGATGTGCAAGCTGCCTGATGCTGTTAAAGATCAAGATCCATGTGTCTCTTCACTTGAGCAGCCGGGAGACTTGGAATCAAAAGCCACTGTGTTTATTCACAAACAGAGCAATGCCCTCCAAGAAACAAGTGCTGAAATAGAAGAGTAA
- the CKAP2 gene encoding cytoskeleton-associated protein 2 isoform X1, with protein sequence MLVLTLPVVQHLHRCPSDSGREANDFTAEQRRQKVQEYLSRKKTFSGVTIQEKQTSISSRTRRATTSKLQEKLQLSTSPKPEMENKENADKESWDQSSVNSETNVTLNSSTVPLTSYMAGTNCNLENQAPQNKVIDIKSQHLSLSKAILEIKRIKERHLTAEKQNASISVPKKPALGRYRGKVIPSKINSFWKSAKDEGEKSSLPDKKPFPSATKQAANSLSTKSCNAVLKTVKVANNTKSVKPSGVLPFQSKPSDKAATNSQSGLKKQLTFTVAPKKVMVPKVAGGRRPQPLKAPSSNPDRRVRDVKKCADFCKDAQPEALARSTFVAPGTKSGHNSKMDEKRKSILPKESVEERRARLEEWRASRGKVMRRPPIRAILGPHPKSEEHEFSAADTEKVNKTLSECLQLTEQRHHGDEARAMLEDLIHSTPGVKKLAKYWICCMRLEQMGQLGKLIAVYEEAILAGAMPREELRHTLVDTIKNNEGLFNSDNEGAMIEAHLSEVEKVSKEPNPSAEPVQETFQDLCPDDDQKEESNNKEAETSSDVIKKDDYVDLKPREILPKKNKKHKAKERAKKKGKCEREQKEDGIKNAVQAINSPEKENDTSYSRRCNPPTTPYLESVKTHPEANDCSSKDLKLVTPLRYSQRIREKMCKLPDAVKDQDPCVSSLEQPGDLESKATVFIHKQSNALQETSAEIEE encoded by the exons ATGCTGGTATTAACACTCCCAGTAGTCCAGCATTTGCACAGATGTCCAAGTGACAGTGGAAGAGAAGCAAACGATTTTACAGCTG AACAAAGACGACAGAAAGTCCAGGAGTATCTATCAAGAAAGAAGACTTTTTCTGGTGTGACCATTCAAGAAAAGCAGACATCGATCAG TAGCAGAACTAGGAGAGCAACTACCAGTAAACTGCAAGAGAAGTTACAGCTCTCAACATCTCCCAAGCCAGAAATG gaaaataaagagaatGCTGATAAAGAGTCATGGGACCAATCAAGTGTAAACTCAGAAACAAATGTTACTTTAAACTCTTCTACAGTCCCACTGACAAGTTACATGGCAGGGACAAACTGTAATCTTGAAAATCAAGCTCCACAGAATAAAGTAATTGACATAAAATCTCAGCATCTATCACTTAGCAAGGCCATCTTGGAAATCAAAAGAATTAAAGAGAGGCATTTgacagcagaaaaacaaaatgcaagtatCAGCGTACCAAAGAAACCAGCTCTTGGCAGATATCGTGGCAAAGTTATCCCATCCAAGATAAATTCTTTCTGGAAATCAGCAAAAGATGAGGGGGAAAAGAGTTCTTTGCCAGACAAGAAGCCTTTTCCTTCTGCCACCAAACAAGCAGCAAATTCTTTGTCCACAAAAAGCTGTAATGCAGTTCTGAAGACCGTCAAAGTCGCAAACAACACTAAATCTGTAAAACCAAGTGGTGTCCTGCCATTTCAGAGCAAACCATCTGACAAAGCTGCTACTAACTCACAGTCTGGTCTGAAGAAACAGCTGACATTTACTGTGGCACCAAAGAAAGTAATGGTCCCAAAAGTGGCTGGTGGAAGGAGACCACAGCCACTGAAGGCCCCTTCTAGCAATCCTGATCGCAGAGTGCGAGATGTGAAGAAATGTGCAGATTTTTGCAAAGATGCACAGCCAGAAGCTCTAGCCAGATCAACTTTTGTTGCTCCTGGTACAAAATCAGGACACAATTCTAAAATGgatgaaaagagaaaatctATTCTGCCAAAAGAGTCAGTAGAAGAGAGAAG AGCTCGCCTGGAAGAATGGAGGGCATCTAGAGGAAAAGTGATGAGACGACCTCCTATACGTGCAATTCTGGGACCCCACCCTAAAAGTGAAGAACATGAATTCTCTGCTGCTGATACAGAAAAGGTCAACAAGACTCTGAGTGAATGCCTGCAGTTAACAGAACAG CGACATCACGGTGATGAAGCACGTGCCATGTTGGAGGATCTGATACACAGCACTCCTGGGGTTAAAAAACTTGCAAAATATTGGATCTGCTGTATGCGTCTTGAACAGATGGGCCAACTTGGAAAGCTTATTGCTGTCTATGAGGAGGCCATTTTGGCAGGAGCAATG CCCAGAGAGGAATTGCGACACACACTAGTAGATACAATCAAAAATAATGAAGGTCTTTTTAACTCTGACAATG AGGGAGCCATGATAGAAGCTCATTTAAGTGAGGTAGAGAAAGTCAGCAAGGAACCAAATCCATCTGCAGAACCAGTTCAGGAAACCTTCCAAGATCTCTGCCCAGATGATGATCAAAAAGAAGAGAGTAATAATAAGGAGGCAGAGACAAGCAGTGATGTTATCAAAAAAGATGATTATGTAGACTTAAAACCAAGAGAGATCTTGccaaaaaagaataaaaagcacAAGGCTAAAGAACGggcaaaaaagaaaggaaaatgcgAAAGAGAACAGAAGGAGGATGGCATAAAAAATGCAGTCCAAGCAATTAATTCTCCTGAGAAAGAGAATGACACATCTTATTCAAGGAGATGCAACCCTCCTACCACACCATATTTGGAAAG TGTGAAGACGCATCCTGAGGCAAATGACTGCAGTTCTAAAGATCTGAAACTCGTAACTCCTTTGCGGTATTCTCAACGCATTCGGGAGAAGATGTGCAAGCTGCCTGATGCTGTTAAAGATCAAGATCCATGTGTCTCTTCACTTGAGCAGCCGGGAGACTTGGAATCAAAAGCCACTGTGTTTATTCACAAACAGAGCAATGCCCTCCAAGAAACAAGTGCTGAAATAGAAGAGTAA
- the CKAP2 gene encoding cytoskeleton-associated protein 2 isoform X5 produces MENKENADKESWDQSSVNSETNVTLNSSTVPLTSYMAGTNCNLENQAPQNKVIDIKSQHLSLSKAILEIKRIKERHLTAEKQNASISVPKKPALGRYRGKVIPSKINSFWKSAKDEGEKSSLPDKKPFPSATKQAANSLSTKSCNAVLKTVKVANNTKSVKPSGVLPFQSKPSDKAATNSQSGLKKQLTFTVAPKKVMVPKVAGGRRPQPLKAPSSNPDRRVRDVKKCADFCKDAQPEALARSTFVAPGTKSGHNSKMDEKRKSILPKESVEERRARLEEWRASRGKVMRRPPIRAILGPHPKSEEHEFSAADTEKVNKTLSECLQLTEQRHHGDEARAMLEDLIHSTPGVKKLAKYWICCMRLEQMGQLGKLIAVYEEAILAGAMPREELRHTLVDTIKNNEGLFNSDNEGAMIEAHLSEVEKVSKEPNPSAEPVQETFQDLCPDDDQKEESNNKEAETSSDVIKKDDYVDLKPREILPKKNKKHKAKERAKKKGKCEREQKEDGIKNAVQAINSPEKENDTSYSRRCNPPTTPYLESVKTHPEANDCSSKDLKLVTPLRYSQRIREKMCKLPDAVKDQDPCVSSLEQPGDLESKATVFIHKQSNALQETSAEIEE; encoded by the exons ATG gaaaataaagagaatGCTGATAAAGAGTCATGGGACCAATCAAGTGTAAACTCAGAAACAAATGTTACTTTAAACTCTTCTACAGTCCCACTGACAAGTTACATGGCAGGGACAAACTGTAATCTTGAAAATCAAGCTCCACAGAATAAAGTAATTGACATAAAATCTCAGCATCTATCACTTAGCAAGGCCATCTTGGAAATCAAAAGAATTAAAGAGAGGCATTTgacagcagaaaaacaaaatgcaagtatCAGCGTACCAAAGAAACCAGCTCTTGGCAGATATCGTGGCAAAGTTATCCCATCCAAGATAAATTCTTTCTGGAAATCAGCAAAAGATGAGGGGGAAAAGAGTTCTTTGCCAGACAAGAAGCCTTTTCCTTCTGCCACCAAACAAGCAGCAAATTCTTTGTCCACAAAAAGCTGTAATGCAGTTCTGAAGACCGTCAAAGTCGCAAACAACACTAAATCTGTAAAACCAAGTGGTGTCCTGCCATTTCAGAGCAAACCATCTGACAAAGCTGCTACTAACTCACAGTCTGGTCTGAAGAAACAGCTGACATTTACTGTGGCACCAAAGAAAGTAATGGTCCCAAAAGTGGCTGGTGGAAGGAGACCACAGCCACTGAAGGCCCCTTCTAGCAATCCTGATCGCAGAGTGCGAGATGTGAAGAAATGTGCAGATTTTTGCAAAGATGCACAGCCAGAAGCTCTAGCCAGATCAACTTTTGTTGCTCCTGGTACAAAATCAGGACACAATTCTAAAATGgatgaaaagagaaaatctATTCTGCCAAAAGAGTCAGTAGAAGAGAGAAG AGCTCGCCTGGAAGAATGGAGGGCATCTAGAGGAAAAGTGATGAGACGACCTCCTATACGTGCAATTCTGGGACCCCACCCTAAAAGTGAAGAACATGAATTCTCTGCTGCTGATACAGAAAAGGTCAACAAGACTCTGAGTGAATGCCTGCAGTTAACAGAACAG CGACATCACGGTGATGAAGCACGTGCCATGTTGGAGGATCTGATACACAGCACTCCTGGGGTTAAAAAACTTGCAAAATATTGGATCTGCTGTATGCGTCTTGAACAGATGGGCCAACTTGGAAAGCTTATTGCTGTCTATGAGGAGGCCATTTTGGCAGGAGCAATG CCCAGAGAGGAATTGCGACACACACTAGTAGATACAATCAAAAATAATGAAGGTCTTTTTAACTCTGACAATG AGGGAGCCATGATAGAAGCTCATTTAAGTGAGGTAGAGAAAGTCAGCAAGGAACCAAATCCATCTGCAGAACCAGTTCAGGAAACCTTCCAAGATCTCTGCCCAGATGATGATCAAAAAGAAGAGAGTAATAATAAGGAGGCAGAGACAAGCAGTGATGTTATCAAAAAAGATGATTATGTAGACTTAAAACCAAGAGAGATCTTGccaaaaaagaataaaaagcacAAGGCTAAAGAACGggcaaaaaagaaaggaaaatgcgAAAGAGAACAGAAGGAGGATGGCATAAAAAATGCAGTCCAAGCAATTAATTCTCCTGAGAAAGAGAATGACACATCTTATTCAAGGAGATGCAACCCTCCTACCACACCATATTTGGAAAG TGTGAAGACGCATCCTGAGGCAAATGACTGCAGTTCTAAAGATCTGAAACTCGTAACTCCTTTGCGGTATTCTCAACGCATTCGGGAGAAGATGTGCAAGCTGCCTGATGCTGTTAAAGATCAAGATCCATGTGTCTCTTCACTTGAGCAGCCGGGAGACTTGGAATCAAAAGCCACTGTGTTTATTCACAAACAGAGCAATGCCCTCCAAGAAACAAGTGCTGAAATAGAAGAGTAA